The DNA segment cGAGCATTCAAATTAGCAGGAACACAATTTGGTATGTTACACGGCAAGCAAAGACAGGCAGACATCTCGATAAATACAGTAGGACATCGACATAAACATGGTAAAGATAGTGCTACAGGTGCTGCAGAACGTActtgtgcaattaaaaaaaaaaaaaaaaaaacatggcccCTCTGCCATCCTTTCACTAACAGAAGACTCCAAACAGAATGTTCGAAGACGGAGGAAGGAAAATTTTTCGCGAACAGAACTTCTTCGTAAAACCGTAGAATGAGCCCAAAATTGTAAACTTTACGGAAAATGTGGGAAAGCTGGCAAGTATgacaagggagaaaaaaaaaatggctgcccaCCAGATGCTCAAAGCTGGGCAACAGGAAGTTGTTGTAGCAAAGCAGAAGGCGATCACCGGTGGGGCTgaaggcagcggccaggatggccacTGGCTGTGGCTTGGGTGCCCGGCCATTCTGGGTCTCGGTGGCCACCTGCACGGTGAAACTTGGGCTGCACGGGCGTCCTGCAGCGCCTGCAACGGTTGACGACAAGGGGACTTTCAACCAAGCCTTATATGGTACCTCTGACTCATCACATACGCAGCCTCCATACCTCATTCCAGCAGTCTTGACTATTTTCCTTAACCCTACTAGATGCATGAGCTGTGAACATGAATAAAAGCGAGGAACCTTCGTTTAACAGGCTCGCTGTGCATTGATCCCTTATAATTACCAGACAAGGCATATTTGCCAAGCTGTGAACTTGAAAATTCGTAAATATTTCACTGCAGTGGATTTTACAGTCGAAACCCGCAAAAACAGAACCTTGTCATCAACCACTGCTGGTTGTTGACGACAAAGGCCTTTCAAAACAGCAGAAACCTTTGCTGGCAACTTCCGTCAAAGCTATACACGCAGATTGCGTCCCCAATTTGTTCCAGCAGGCAAAGCTAACTTGGTCTAGGAAGACAGCTTCTTTTCTGCCTATTGAAATGCACCTTAATCTATCAATCAATTAATCATTGTTGGCAACAAGGATGGATGTGAGAAGAGCAGGATAAAAAGCTGCGCTCCTGGCTTCCTCGAGTAGATATCGGACAAAACAGCAGTGGTCGCGACGTAACAGGCAGGGTCATGTGTACTGATACACAAGAAAACATTGAAATATACAAAAACACTTTAGAAAGCAGTACATgtgtaaaaaaaaactacaaatttGGTAATTACCTATGTGTTTCCTAGCGCTTTGAGAGTAACAGTATTAAGATCAAAGCTCTTATCCCCCCAAAAATGACACTGCTCGCCCACCATAACAAATGTAGCACTAACAGCAACACCAAAGTAAATCAAAAGGTTATTGTACTCTTTTCAAGAGCCTATAGGAAccttaaaggcccaaccgcatgcacgcgattttcgagcaacagcgacaagcgacggcgacgagcgactggttttgccgtcgcggacggctatccgtcgctgtcgctggtcgtgtcgccggtttctggccagccagaaaatatcgcttgtcgcccggaagtcagcgcgacgacatccgctggggactgcgattgcacaacaacatggcagcaatcagtctgcccacttcgatctgaattcgctcttgcaacttgctctctgctgtgacagcaaaaaataaatagtacaatcagtcatcgcttcacctcatcgctagctaaAGACTAAGTATttggcgctctcttgtcgttattatgaGATCggtgttttgttttgacgctgttaggcctgagacgccaccggagagccgagaaagtgttttaagttttactcaacagatggcgccacggcagcTTACGCTGgcgcatgggacggagttccactggggacgcatgggacggattttcactgggatGATAGATAtcttagctaggtctagataaaacattgaccttttgataaaattgagatttctttacacgcgcacgataacatttattcgcacaacaatgtaaatccgtcgctactcttttccgcgatgtcgcgttcatgcggttgctccacgccgcgacacgacagcgcgacagggtgtgcctgtcgcgtcgcttgaatatcgcgtgcatgcggttgggccttaataGTCCTGCATTTCTCTCACATGTTATTTTAATCCTCTGAGGGCCACTGCTGCACACGTACAGCGACACAGCTGCACATTTAAATGAATCGGCCTTTTTAGAATAAAATGCCACCAAGCAATACCCTGCAGGTGCCGCTACTTACAAAGGGTGTTCCCCATGTTCCAtttaaagtccaagtgcgataacattgtgGCCGCctgccgtatgctgtgggtgcgagtgaaagcgtgcgaggttgaGTCGAGAAGAAAGGCTGCTCGACCTCGTGCACGCATGAGAGAAAGCGCACCGTCTTCGATCGTGTGCAAGGCAGCAGGAGGTGCTCTAGTCCGCTGGTGACTTCCGTATGGCGCAGCTGAgcgggccccatcttgaaagcaatcCGCGGTGAGAACAGATTCGAAGCGTGCCaagggctgatggcttcgtgtacGCTGTGTGCGCAGCACTTAGTTCACGCtggagcgagaggcagcacaaagggcAATTCGCCCACTGCTGCCGCCGCTCTTGCtcatgccagcgctttgacagtgagtgtccgcagTCACCGAAAGAGAGGTGCTCATGTTCGCCTATGCGcgcgtgaaaccatgcttgttaatttagttagtaagcgaatgtttacaagtttatatggccaataaaactactatcctagcTCAGACACAGGAAATACAAGTGGATCCCACAGTAGCTtacccgttcagctgcagttcaAATATATGCAGGGCACCTGACTTGGTCACTGCTGAGAGGTGTGCCGTCTGCGAGAAAACAGTCTAAGGCTTGGTACCAGTGCAACAGCAATGAataacaaacaacaacaacaaaaaggatACAATGCCCACTGCAGAGGTTGTCTCGTACCTTGCTGTTCTCTGATGTATTTGAAATGCTGATGTGTACTGCTTCCTCCGAGAGCACAAAGTTGGCCAACGAGCTTGAACCGGCCCCTTTCTCAAGGTGCCTGCAATATTCCAAGACCATCTGGCACTGAGAGACACACAACAATGCACAAAGACCACTGTTATGTCACTGCAGTGATCATGAATCAGTACTACTGTAATGCATTGGGGCTCTTCCCAGGAAGAACGACTGGTTGATAAACAGTCTAAGGGCTTTGCTGGTGCACAGCATTGCTTGAGGTTGTAATGACGTGGGCTTATTCAGCCTGTCCTGACTTCTCATTTACGTCCTAGAATGGTCCTTCGTTGCTGAGCATGAAGTAGGCAAGATACTTTGTAAAATTTAACTGAATGTTTATTTTTTATCCAAAGGCAAATAAGCAGAAATTAGTCAGTACATGGTTGAAGAACACAAGCTTCTTTTCAACTGGCTGCTTCATTTTAAAGCTGCCTACCTCTGCTGCAAAGATGCATCACGGACAGTGTTCACCTCTGCCATTCGTTTATGATGGTGTTAACCCCCATCCCCCCTCCGTTTTGCCTTGGCCTAACGCGCATAAGTGTTGCCTGCCTACAGCAATGTGCCATGTGTACAGCGTGAAACAACCAGAACACGCCCCATGTAGCTGCTGCTTTGTGACCAGGCCGATagccagggggggaggggggggaaggttCTCTGGCTGAGCTCTCGCCACCCCACTGCGCAAAGAAACTTGTCAACAGCTGCTCACCATGTGCAAGACTGAGCAGATCTTTCCGTGCCCACGTCCTATGATCAGCGCCGTACATCGGCCAAACGAGTTTTTATTTTTGGCTCTGAATAACAccgtttaatttttattaatgaaatctaTTGATATGAATTGTCCGTATAAACATATTATACT comes from the Dermacentor silvarum isolate Dsil-2018 chromosome 9, BIME_Dsil_1.4, whole genome shotgun sequence genome and includes:
- the LOC119464623 gene encoding WD repeat-containing protein 43-like, with amino-acid sequence MQGQKQMESRSSQVYAVAGRRFQHSTHSQQQYQVVECRHKSIVMKFTGHVTEVRQILPVFVPSKTGEGRTYFLTCAANDRQVSAWHLEKGAGSSSLANFVLSEEAVHISISNTSENSKTAHLSAVTKSGALHIFELQLNGRCRTPVQPKFHRAGGHRDPEWPGTQATASGHPGRCLQPHR